One segment of Bradyrhizobium sp. WD16 DNA contains the following:
- a CDS encoding ABC transporter ATP-binding protein encodes MVALAIAQDPGRAGAALDVEGISHAFDIDGQALPVLDDVSFRVTPGEFVALLGPSGCGKSTLLRLIAGLEPPRVGALREDGEPITRPFPSRVVVFQDPTLFPWRTVGQNVALGLEARGILKRERGRIDAALDLVGLSGFRNAYPHQLSGGMAQRVALARALVNDPKILILDEPLGKLDSLTRLTMQTEILSLWQRSGFTTLLVTHDVEEAVFLANRVIVFSERPARIKADLSVDRPYPRHRGDPALVELRHQILALLGADSTW; translated from the coding sequence ATGGTAGCGCTTGCGATCGCCCAGGACCCCGGCCGCGCCGGCGCCGCGCTCGACGTCGAGGGCATCAGCCACGCCTTCGACATCGACGGGCAGGCCCTGCCCGTGCTCGACGATGTCTCCTTCCGCGTCACCCCCGGTGAATTCGTCGCACTGCTCGGGCCTTCGGGCTGCGGCAAGTCGACCTTGCTGCGGCTCATCGCCGGCCTCGAACCGCCGCGCGTCGGCGCGCTGCGCGAGGACGGCGAACCAATCACGAGACCATTCCCCTCCCGCGTCGTCGTATTCCAGGATCCAACGCTGTTTCCCTGGCGCACGGTCGGACAAAATGTGGCGCTCGGCCTCGAAGCCCGGGGCATTCTCAAGCGGGAGCGCGGTCGGATCGATGCGGCGCTCGATCTCGTCGGATTGTCGGGCTTCCGAAATGCCTACCCCCATCAGCTCTCCGGCGGCATGGCCCAGCGCGTTGCCCTCGCCCGCGCCCTGGTGAACGATCCGAAGATCCTGATCCTCGACGAACCGCTCGGCAAGCTCGACTCGCTGACGCGCCTGACCATGCAGACCGAGATCCTGAGCTTGTGGCAACGCTCCGGCTTCACGACACTGCTCGTCACCCATGATGTCGAGGAGGCCGTATTCCTCGCCAATCGCGTCATCGTCTTCAGCGAGCGCCCGGCACGGATCAAGGCCGACCTCTCGGTCGACCGGCCCTATCCCCGCCATCGCGGCGACCCCGCCCTGGTCGAACTGCGTCACCAGATCCTCGCCCTGCTCGGAGCCGACTCCACATGGTAA
- a CDS encoding acyl-CoA dehydrogenase family protein: protein MVTPYLVKSLQRSGETPGAVDIARRLAVNFAARAAEHDRDGSFPFANFAELAGAGLLALTVPAPLGGTGAAAREAAEVIGVIAQADPSTALVLTMHYIQHLLIAAGERYPAHLARRLAREAVDGRGLVNALRVEPDLGSPSRGGLPATVARRTSTGWRLNGHKIYCTGAPILDWYLVWARTDEEMPRTGQFLVPAGAAGARIVETWNHLGLRASGSHDVIFEDVDIPADHEVELRRPDSWLPADPLMTAVHALLLGAIYDGIARAARDWLTGFLNRRAPSSLGAPLATLPRAQEHVGEIETRLTINGRLLGSLAGEIDAGTSADPAAANIVKLAVTNNAVAAIETALTLTGNHGLSRANPLERHFRDVLCGRVHAPQDDAIRIGAGRLALGR from the coding sequence ATGGTAACACCTTATCTGGTCAAATCTCTGCAGCGCTCCGGCGAGACGCCAGGCGCGGTCGACATCGCACGGCGCCTCGCGGTCAATTTCGCCGCTCGCGCCGCCGAACATGACCGCGACGGCAGCTTCCCCTTCGCCAATTTTGCCGAACTCGCTGGCGCAGGCCTGCTCGCCCTCACCGTGCCTGCGCCTCTAGGCGGCACCGGCGCCGCGGCACGGGAAGCCGCGGAGGTGATCGGCGTCATCGCCCAGGCCGATCCCTCCACCGCGCTGGTACTGACGATGCATTACATCCAGCACCTGCTCATCGCGGCCGGCGAGCGTTACCCGGCGCACCTGGCGCGGCGGCTCGCGCGCGAGGCGGTCGACGGCCGTGGCCTCGTCAATGCGCTGCGGGTCGAACCCGATCTCGGCTCGCCGTCGCGAGGCGGGCTGCCGGCCACCGTGGCGCGGCGCACGTCGACCGGCTGGCGCCTGAACGGACACAAGATCTATTGCACCGGCGCTCCGATCCTGGACTGGTACCTGGTCTGGGCGCGGACCGACGAGGAGATGCCCCGCACCGGCCAGTTCCTCGTGCCCGCAGGCGCGGCGGGGGCACGCATTGTCGAGACCTGGAATCACCTCGGGCTGCGCGCCAGCGGCAGCCATGATGTCATTTTCGAGGATGTCGACATCCCGGCCGATCATGAGGTTGAACTGCGGCGACCCGACTCCTGGCTGCCGGCCGATCCCTTGATGACGGCCGTGCATGCCTTGCTGCTCGGCGCGATCTATGACGGCATCGCGCGCGCCGCGCGCGACTGGCTGACGGGCTTCCTGAACCGGCGCGCGCCGTCCAGCCTCGGCGCACCGCTCGCGACGTTACCGAGAGCACAGGAGCATGTTGGAGAGATCGAGACGCGGCTGACGATCAACGGTCGGCTGCTCGGCAGCCTTGCCGGAGAAATCGATGCGGGGACGAGCGCCGACCCCGCCGCGGCCAACATCGTCAAGCTCGCGGTCACCAACAACGCTGTCGCCGCGATCGAGACCGCTCTCACCCTGACCGGCAATCATGGCCTCTCCCGCGCCAATCCGCTTGAGCGCCACTTTCGCGACGTGCTGTGCGGCCGAGTTCATGCACCGCAGGACGACGCCATCCGGATCGGCGCCGGGCGCCTGGCGCTGGGGCGATGA
- the paaG gene encoding 2-(1,2-epoxy-1,2-dihydrophenyl)acetyl-CoA isomerase PaaG: MTAAPVLTEVRDGYRVVTLNRPDRLNAFGEGMHGALLAALTEAEADRGCRALILTGAGRGFCAGQDLSDGVATAGQIPKLEETIERLYNPIVRKLRDLPLPVIAAVNGVAAGAGANLAFGCDIVLAARSAKFVQSFAKIGLVPDCGGSWLLPRLAGRARARGLALLAEPLAAEQAETWGLIWKALDDAALMGEAHRLAAHFAAQPTAGLALIKRALDEAEVNDLDRQLDRERDLQGEAGRTPDYMEGVAAFFEKRPPRFTGRA; the protein is encoded by the coding sequence TTGACCGCAGCTCCGGTGCTCACCGAGGTCCGAGACGGCTACCGTGTCGTCACCCTCAACCGCCCCGACCGCCTCAACGCCTTCGGCGAGGGCATGCATGGTGCCCTGCTCGCTGCCCTGACCGAAGCGGAAGCCGACAGAGGCTGTCGCGCGCTGATTCTCACCGGCGCCGGCCGCGGCTTCTGCGCCGGACAGGATCTGTCCGACGGCGTCGCCACGGCGGGCCAAATCCCGAAGCTCGAAGAGACCATCGAGCGGCTCTACAATCCCATCGTCCGCAAGCTCCGCGATCTGCCCCTGCCGGTGATCGCAGCGGTCAACGGCGTCGCTGCCGGGGCCGGCGCCAATCTCGCCTTCGGCTGCGACATCGTGCTGGCGGCGCGCTCGGCCAAGTTCGTCCAGAGCTTCGCCAAAATCGGCCTCGTCCCCGATTGCGGCGGCAGCTGGCTGTTGCCACGCCTCGCCGGCCGCGCCCGCGCCCGCGGCCTCGCCCTGCTCGCCGAACCCCTTGCCGCCGAGCAGGCGGAAACCTGGGGCCTGATCTGGAAAGCCCTCGACGACGCGGCGCTGATGGGCGAGGCGCATCGCCTCGCTGCCCATTTCGCCGCCCAGCCGACCGCCGGCCTGGCTCTGATCAAGCGCGCTCTCGACGAGGCCGAGGTCAATGATCTCGACCGCCAGCTCGACAGGGAACGGGACCTGCAGGGTGAGGCAGGACGAACGCCGGACTACATGGAAGGCGTCGCGGCCTTCTTCGAGAAGCGCCCGCCGCGCTTCACCGGGAGGGCGTGA
- a CDS encoding S41 family peptidase, translating into MHVDSFIVRNRGAPDFKTEELWSSPTPTHYISKRVYILVGPETFSAGEGFAYELQALKRATIVGAKTKGGAGGNPNGPTPLGSNLFVFVPSGRAESPMTKSHWDRVGVIPDIQAAPDDALDAAMKLALASR; encoded by the coding sequence ATTCACGTCGATAGTTTCATCGTCCGCAACAGGGGCGCACCAGACTTCAAGACCGAAGAGCTCTGGAGCAGCCCGACGCCCACCCACTACATCAGCAAACGCGTTTACATTCTGGTCGGCCCTGAGACTTTTTCGGCGGGCGAGGGATTCGCGTACGAGCTACAAGCTCTCAAGCGCGCGACCATTGTCGGCGCGAAGACAAAAGGAGGAGCGGGGGGAAACCCGAATGGCCCAACTCCGCTCGGCTCGAATCTTTTCGTTTTCGTGCCGTCGGGTCGGGCAGAGAGCCCGATGACGAAGAGCCATTGGGATCGCGTTGGCGTCATACCGGACATCCAAGCCGCCCCTGACGACGCCCTGGACGCAGCGATGAAACTGGCGCTGGCGAGCCGATAA